Proteins encoded within one genomic window of Xylophilus sp. GOD-11R:
- a CDS encoding 2-oxoglutarate dehydrogenase E1 component, whose translation MSETSVFAAYQGNTYLFGGNAPYVEEMYENYLANPGSVPDNWRAYFDALQNVPAGDGSNSRDVPHLPVVNAFAERAKQGGTRVVVASGADSELGRKRTAVQQLIAAYRNVGVRWADLDPLKRTERPAIPELEPSFYGFTDADQETVFNTSNTFFGKDTMALRDLLNALRETYCGTVGAEYMHTTDQNQKRWWQQKLEANRATPSFNNDQKKHILGRLTAAEGLERFLHTKYVGQKRFSLEGGESFIASMDALIQDAGAKGVQEIVIGMAHRGRLNVLVNSLGKLPADLFAEFDHTAPEDLPSGDVKYHQGFSSDVSTAGGPVHLSLAFNPSHLEIVNPVVEGSVRARMDRRGDPEGKQVLPVLVHGDAAFAGQGVIMETLALAETRGYHTGGTVHIVINNQIGFTTSDPRDSRSTLYCTDIVKMIEAPVLHVNGDDPEAVVMATQLALEFRMEFAKDVVIDIICFRKLGHNEQDTPSLTQPLMYKKIAAHPGTRRMYADKLAAQGLGDTLGDDMSKAYRAAMEAGKHTVDPVLTNFKGKYAVDWSPYLGKKWTDAGDTSIPHSEWKRLSEKVTTIPANVTPHQLVKKVYDDRAAMGRGDVNVDWGMGETMAYASLVASGYPVRLSGEDCGRGTFTHRHAVIHDQSREKFDEGTYVPLEHVAENQAPFVVIDSILSEEAVLGFEYGYASNDPNTLVIWEAQFGDFANGAQVVIDQFIASGEVKWGRVNGLTLMLPHGYEGQGPEHSSARLERFMQLSADTNMQVVQPTTASQIFHLLRRQMVRNLRKPLIIMTPKSLLRNKDATSPVSEFTNGGFRTVIAENREVKAEKVKRVIACSGKVYYDLAKHREQKGADDTVILRVEQLYPFPHKAFATELKKYPNATDIVWCQDEPQNQGAWFFVQHYIHENMLDGQKLGYSGRAASASPAVGYSHLHQEQQKALVEGAFGKLKGFVLTK comes from the coding sequence ATGAGTGAGACATCCGTCTTCGCAGCCTATCAAGGCAACACCTACCTCTTCGGCGGTAACGCGCCCTATGTGGAGGAGATGTACGAAAACTACCTGGCCAATCCCGGCAGCGTGCCGGACAACTGGCGAGCGTATTTCGACGCATTGCAGAACGTACCCGCCGGCGACGGCAGCAACAGCCGCGACGTGCCCCACTTGCCGGTGGTCAACGCCTTCGCCGAGCGCGCCAAGCAGGGCGGCACCCGTGTCGTCGTGGCCAGCGGCGCCGACTCCGAACTCGGTCGCAAGCGCACCGCGGTCCAGCAGCTGATCGCGGCCTACCGCAACGTCGGCGTTCGCTGGGCCGACCTCGATCCGCTCAAGCGCACCGAGCGTCCGGCCATCCCGGAGCTGGAGCCGTCGTTCTACGGCTTCACCGATGCGGACCAGGAGACGGTGTTCAACACGAGCAACACCTTCTTCGGCAAGGACACCATGGCCTTGCGCGATCTGCTCAACGCCTTGCGTGAAACGTACTGCGGCACCGTCGGCGCCGAGTACATGCACACCACCGACCAGAACCAGAAGCGCTGGTGGCAGCAGAAGCTCGAGGCCAATCGCGCCACGCCGAGCTTCAACAACGACCAGAAGAAGCACATCCTCGGCCGCCTGACTGCCGCTGAAGGCCTGGAGCGCTTCCTGCACACCAAGTACGTCGGCCAGAAGCGTTTCTCGCTCGAAGGCGGCGAAAGCTTCATCGCCTCGATGGACGCGCTCATCCAGGACGCCGGCGCCAAGGGCGTGCAGGAAATCGTCATCGGCATGGCCCACCGCGGCCGCCTGAACGTGCTGGTGAACTCGCTGGGCAAGCTGCCTGCCGACCTGTTCGCCGAGTTCGACCACACTGCGCCGGAAGACCTGCCCTCGGGCGACGTGAAGTACCACCAGGGCTTCAGCTCCGACGTCTCCACCGCTGGCGGCCCGGTCCACCTGTCGCTGGCCTTCAACCCGTCGCACCTCGAAATCGTCAACCCGGTCGTCGAAGGCTCGGTGCGTGCCCGCATGGATCGCCGCGGCGACCCCGAAGGCAAGCAGGTGCTGCCGGTGCTGGTGCACGGCGACGCCGCCTTCGCCGGCCAGGGCGTCATCATGGAAACGCTGGCGCTGGCCGAAACCCGCGGCTACCACACCGGCGGCACGGTCCACATCGTCATCAACAACCAGATCGGCTTCACCACCAGCGACCCGCGCGACAGCCGCTCCACGCTGTATTGCACCGACATCGTCAAGATGATCGAGGCGCCGGTGCTGCACGTGAACGGCGACGACCCCGAAGCCGTGGTCATGGCCACCCAGCTGGCGCTCGAATTCCGCATGGAATTCGCCAAGGACGTTGTCATCGACATCATCTGTTTCCGCAAGCTGGGCCACAACGAGCAGGACACCCCCTCGCTCACCCAGCCGCTGATGTACAAGAAGATCGCCGCTCACCCCGGCACCCGTCGCATGTACGCCGACAAGCTGGCCGCGCAGGGCCTGGGCGACACGCTGGGCGACGACATGTCCAAGGCCTACCGTGCCGCCATGGAAGCCGGCAAGCACACGGTCGATCCGGTGCTGACCAACTTCAAGGGCAAGTACGCGGTCGACTGGAGCCCCTACCTCGGCAAGAAGTGGACCGACGCCGGTGACACCTCCATTCCGCACAGCGAATGGAAGCGCCTGTCGGAGAAGGTCACGACCATCCCCGCCAACGTCACGCCGCATCAGCTGGTGAAGAAGGTGTACGACGACCGCGCCGCCATGGGCCGGGGCGACGTCAACGTCGACTGGGGCATGGGTGAAACCATGGCCTACGCGTCGCTGGTGGCCAGCGGCTACCCGGTCCGCCTGTCCGGCGAGGATTGCGGCCGTGGCACCTTCACCCACCGCCATGCGGTCATCCATGACCAGAGCCGCGAGAAGTTCGACGAAGGCACCTACGTGCCGCTGGAACACGTGGCCGAGAACCAGGCGCCGTTCGTCGTCATCGACTCCATCCTGTCCGAAGAGGCCGTGCTCGGCTTCGAATACGGCTATGCGTCGAACGACCCCAACACCCTGGTGATCTGGGAAGCCCAGTTCGGCGACTTCGCCAACGGCGCCCAGGTGGTGATCGACCAGTTCATCGCGTCCGGCGAAGTGAAGTGGGGCCGCGTCAACGGCCTGACGCTGATGCTGCCGCACGGCTACGAAGGCCAGGGCCCGGAGCACAGCTCCGCACGCCTGGAGCGCTTCATGCAGCTGTCGGCCGACACCAACATGCAGGTGGTGCAACCCACCACCGCCAGCCAGATCTTTCACCTGCTGCGTCGTCAGATGGTGCGCAACCTGCGCAAGCCGCTGATCATCATGACGCCGAAGTCGCTGCTGCGTAACAAGGACGCCACCTCGCCGGTGTCCGAGTTCACCAACGGTGGTTTCCGCACGGTCATCGCCGAGAACCGGGAAGTCAAGGCCGAGAAGGTCAAGCGAGTGATCGCCTGCTCGGGCAAGGTCTACTACGACCTGGCAAAGCACCGCGAACAGAAGGGCGCCGACGACACCGTGATCCTGCGTGTCGAGCAGCTGTATCCGTTCCCGCACAAAGCCTTTGCCACCGAGCTCAAGAAGTACCCGAACGCGACCGACATCGTGTGGTGCCAGGACGAGCCGCAGAACCAGGGTGCCTGGTTCTTCGTGCAGCACTACATCCACGAGAACATGCTCGACGGCCAGAAGCTGGGTTACTCCGGCCGCGCGGCTTCGGCATCGCCCGCGGTCGGGTATTCGCACCTGCATCAGGAGCAGCAGAAGGCGCTGGTCGAAGGCGCTTTCGGCAAGCTCAAGGGCTTCGTGCTGACCAAGTAA
- the odhB gene encoding 2-oxoglutarate dehydrogenase complex dihydrolipoyllysine-residue succinyltransferase, which yields MAIFEVKVPELSESVAEATMLNWKKKAGEAVTADEILIEIETDKVVLEVPAPSSGVLTELVVGDGGTVVSGQVIAKIDSAASAGAAPAPAAAAPAPTAAAPAPAAAAPAATGGAKSDVAMPAAAKLLADNNLSTGDVSGSGRDGRVTKGDVLSAVASGTKPAAAPAPAAAPKPALAQVSAPTSADLGERPEQRVPMSRLRARIAERLLQSQSTNAILTTFNEVNMAPVMDLRKRFQDNFTKEHGVKLGFMSFFVKAAVHALKKFPVLNASVDGNDILYHGYFDIGIAVGSPRGLVVPILRNADQMSFADIEKKIAEFGKKAQEGKLGIDDMTGGTFSISNGGTFGSMMSTPIINPPQSAILGVHATKDRAVVENGQVVVRPMNYLAMSYDHRIIDGREAVLGLVAMKDALEDPARLLFDI from the coding sequence ATGGCCATTTTTGAAGTCAAAGTCCCCGAGCTCTCCGAATCCGTGGCCGAAGCCACCATGCTGAACTGGAAGAAGAAGGCCGGCGAAGCCGTTACCGCCGACGAAATCCTGATCGAGATCGAAACCGACAAGGTCGTGCTGGAAGTGCCGGCGCCTTCGTCCGGCGTGCTCACCGAACTGGTCGTGGGCGACGGTGGCACCGTGGTTTCCGGTCAGGTCATCGCCAAGATCGACAGCGCCGCGAGCGCCGGCGCTGCACCCGCTCCGGCTGCCGCCGCGCCTGCACCCACCGCCGCCGCACCGGCCCCGGCCGCTGCCGCACCCGCCGCCACCGGTGGCGCCAAGTCCGATGTCGCCATGCCCGCCGCTGCCAAGCTGCTGGCCGACAACAACCTGTCGACCGGCGATGTCTCCGGCTCCGGCCGGGACGGTCGCGTCACCAAGGGCGACGTGCTCTCTGCTGTCGCCTCGGGTACCAAGCCGGCCGCCGCTCCCGCGCCTGCCGCAGCGCCCAAGCCCGCACTGGCCCAGGTTTCGGCCCCCACTTCGGCCGACCTCGGCGAGCGTCCGGAACAACGCGTGCCGATGAGTCGCCTGCGCGCCCGCATCGCCGAACGCCTGCTGCAATCGCAGTCCACCAACGCCATCCTGACCACCTTCAACGAAGTCAACATGGCGCCGGTGATGGACCTGCGCAAGCGCTTCCAGGACAACTTCACCAAAGAACACGGCGTAAAGCTCGGCTTCATGAGCTTCTTCGTGAAGGCTGCGGTCCACGCCCTGAAGAAGTTCCCGGTGCTCAACGCTTCGGTCGACGGCAACGACATCCTCTACCACGGCTACTTCGACATTGGCATCGCCGTCGGTTCGCCGCGCGGCCTGGTCGTGCCCATCCTGCGCAACGCCGACCAGATGAGCTTCGCCGACATCGAGAAGAAGATCGCTGAATTCGGCAAGAAGGCCCAGGAAGGCAAGCTCGGCATCGACGACATGACCGGCGGTACCTTCTCCATCTCCAATGGCGGGACCTTCGGCTCGATGATGTCCACCCCCATCATCAACCCGCCGCAGTCGGCCATCCTCGGGGTGCACGCCACCAAGGATCGTGCCGTGGTCGAGAACGGCCAGGTCGTGGTGCGTCCGATGAACTACCTGGCGATGTCCTACGACCACCGCATCATCGACGGCCGCGAAGCCGTCCTGGGCCTGGTCGCCATGAAGGATGCGCTGGAAGACCCGGCTCGCCTGCTGTTTGATATTTGA
- a CDS encoding ATP-dependent DNA helicase, translating to MALAVAETIDTGGVLVVEAGTGVGKTYSYLVPALLSGERVLFSTATKTLQDQLFSRDLPLLIKAIGLPVRSALLKGRASYLCQQRLEVARQSDAGGDRSVARILARVETWAQATRTGDLGEMPGLDERSPVLPLITSTRENCLGSQCPKFRSCHVNVARRDALAADVVVINHHLFFADLAVRESGMAELLPTVRVAVFDEAHQLNETGVQFLGLQLGTGQLLDFARDLLATGLQLARGLVDWPRHAAEVDRVARDLRLVAGSSAVGKLRWTGVEPDGVDPAHWACALAAIDAALESARNSLDTVSEIAPDFVRLFERATELGRRTARFKSACAAGSVRWADITPNQLRLMESPLDIAQAVRERMLGLPSEDAGAAARAPAEDPPYLDDDGEDDLAALQAGWPGDAGDRAAGGPSPDGGRPRAWIFTSATLGNDARLNWFTEPCGLQDARIMRVESPFDYATQAAIHVPPNLPKPADPGHPAALARLIVPAIERIGGRTLVLTTTLRALRTMGEVLQSYFAATHGVEVLVQGQGTKRQLLDRFREGASQGRAGCVLVASASFWEGVDVPGDALQMVVIDKLPFPPPNDPLVEARAQRLESEGRSAFNAYFVPEAAVALKQGAGRLIRREDDHGILVVGDTRLTSMPYGRRLLAGLPPMRRLGTQEEFDQAIDVLAAVGAAASAAGLPDTSGFDDW from the coding sequence ATGGCGCTGGCGGTGGCCGAGACCATCGACACGGGCGGCGTGCTGGTCGTCGAGGCCGGTACCGGCGTCGGCAAGACCTATTCGTACCTGGTGCCGGCCTTGCTCAGTGGCGAGCGCGTGCTGTTTTCAACCGCCACCAAGACCTTGCAGGACCAGCTCTTCTCGCGCGACCTGCCACTGCTGATCAAGGCCATCGGACTGCCGGTGCGCAGTGCCTTGCTCAAGGGCCGGGCAAGCTATCTGTGCCAGCAGCGACTGGAAGTCGCCCGCCAATCCGACGCCGGCGGCGATCGCAGCGTCGCGCGCATCCTCGCCCGGGTCGAAACCTGGGCCCAGGCCACACGCACCGGCGACCTCGGCGAGATGCCCGGGCTGGACGAACGTTCGCCGGTGTTGCCGCTCATCACCTCGACGCGCGAGAACTGTCTGGGTTCGCAGTGTCCGAAGTTTCGTTCCTGCCACGTCAACGTCGCCAGGCGCGATGCGCTGGCCGCCGATGTAGTGGTGATCAACCACCATCTCTTCTTCGCCGACCTGGCCGTGCGGGAGTCCGGCATGGCGGAGCTGCTGCCGACGGTGCGGGTAGCCGTGTTCGACGAGGCGCATCAGCTCAACGAAACCGGCGTGCAGTTTCTCGGCCTGCAGCTCGGTACCGGGCAGCTGCTCGACTTCGCCCGCGATCTGCTCGCCACCGGGCTGCAGCTGGCACGCGGCCTGGTCGACTGGCCTCGGCATGCAGCCGAGGTCGATCGCGTGGCACGGGATCTGCGTCTGGTCGCCGGGTCGTCTGCCGTCGGCAAGCTGCGCTGGACCGGCGTGGAGCCGGATGGCGTCGACCCGGCGCACTGGGCTTGCGCACTCGCCGCGATCGATGCGGCGCTGGAGTCGGCCAGAAACAGCCTGGACACGGTCAGCGAGATCGCGCCGGATTTCGTGCGGCTGTTCGAGCGGGCCACCGAACTGGGTCGGCGCACCGCGCGATTCAAGTCCGCTTGTGCGGCCGGATCGGTCCGCTGGGCCGACATCACACCGAACCAGCTGCGGCTGATGGAGTCGCCGCTGGACATCGCGCAGGCGGTTCGCGAACGCATGCTGGGCCTGCCGTCCGAAGATGCGGGCGCTGCGGCTCGCGCGCCCGCCGAGGATCCGCCTTACCTGGATGACGACGGCGAAGACGATCTGGCGGCCCTGCAGGCCGGCTGGCCCGGTGATGCGGGTGATCGCGCAGCCGGCGGGCCATCACCGGACGGCGGCCGGCCACGCGCCTGGATCTTCACCTCCGCCACCCTGGGCAACGATGCGCGCCTGAACTGGTTCACTGAGCCTTGCGGCCTGCAGGACGCGCGCATCATGCGTGTGGAAAGCCCGTTCGACTACGCCACCCAGGCGGCGATCCATGTGCCCCCGAACCTGCCCAAGCCGGCCGATCCGGGCCATCCGGCGGCGCTGGCCCGACTCATCGTGCCGGCCATCGAAAGAATCGGCGGGCGGACCCTGGTACTGACGACGACCCTGCGCGCCTTGCGAACCATGGGCGAGGTGCTGCAGTCGTACTTCGCCGCCACCCACGGCGTGGAGGTGCTGGTGCAGGGCCAGGGCACCAAACGCCAGTTGCTGGACCGGTTTCGTGAAGGCGCAAGCCAGGGGCGGGCGGGTTGCGTGCTGGTGGCGTCCGCCTCGTTCTGGGAGGGGGTCGACGTGCCGGGCGATGCGCTGCAGATGGTGGTGATCGACAAACTGCCTTTTCCGCCGCCCAACGACCCGCTGGTGGAAGCGCGCGCGCAGCGGCTGGAGAGCGAGGGGCGCAGTGCCTTCAACGCGTATTTCGTGCCCGAAGCGGCGGTGGCGCTCAAGCAGGGCGCCGGTCGGCTGATTCGGCGGGAGGACGACCACGGCATCCTGGTCGTGGGCGATACCCGCCTCACGTCCATGCCCTACGGACGTCGCCTGCTGGCCGGCCTGCCGCCGATGCGCAGGCTGGGCACCCAGGAGGAATTCGACCAGGCCATCGACGTGCTGGCGGCGGTGGGCGCAGCGGCGTCTGCCGCCGGTCTACCCGACACCTCGGGATTCGACGACTGGTGA
- a CDS encoding PP2C family protein-serine/threonine phosphatase, translated as MSSHFRLAGATGIHQGDRAYQQDRVALLPHSRANGCLLGIVADGMGGRSGGRKASDQVILTAQQLFDLYVPYQDDAQALLRRIAEEAHLVIGLIALSAEQEPHSTLAAFLINPKGDCHWVHVGDSRIYHFRGRDLLHRTSDHSYVQGLVDRGEISEAEANVHPKSNILMGCLGTPEPPPIALKSIPRLEPGDTLMACSDGLWHYFASHEIGSALVDLPPRDAAQALVAGARRRARGGGDNLSLALVRMEPPEVPDNARPVAPATPAGSARRAA; from the coding sequence ATGTCCTCCCATTTCCGTCTCGCCGGTGCTACTGGCATCCACCAGGGCGACCGTGCCTATCAGCAGGACCGCGTGGCGCTGCTGCCCCATTCCCGTGCCAACGGCTGCCTGCTGGGCATTGTGGCCGACGGCATGGGCGGACGCAGCGGCGGACGCAAGGCCTCCGATCAAGTGATCCTCACCGCGCAGCAGCTGTTCGACCTGTACGTGCCCTACCAGGACGACGCGCAAGCCCTGCTGCGCCGCATCGCCGAAGAGGCGCACCTGGTCATCGGGCTGATCGCGCTGTCGGCCGAGCAGGAGCCGCACAGCACGCTGGCCGCCTTTCTCATCAACCCCAAGGGCGACTGCCACTGGGTGCATGTCGGCGATTCGCGCATCTACCACTTCCGCGGCCGCGATCTTCTGCATCGCACCAGTGATCATTCTTACGTGCAAGGCTTGGTCGACCGGGGCGAGATCTCCGAAGCCGAGGCCAACGTGCACCCCAAGTCCAACATTCTCATGGGCTGCCTGGGCACGCCGGAGCCGCCGCCGATCGCGCTGAAGAGCATTCCGCGCCTGGAACCCGGCGACACCCTGATGGCCTGCAGCGACGGCCTCTGGCATTACTTCGCCAGCCACGAGATCGGCTCGGCGTTGGTCGATCTGCCACCGCGCGATGCGGCCCAGGCGCTGGTGGCCGGTGCACGCCGACGTGCGCGGGGCGGCGGCGACAACCTGTCGCTCGCCCTGGTGCGCATGGAGCCGCCTGAAGTGCCCGACAACGCCCGGCCGGTTGCGCCAGCGACGCCGGCCGGCAGCGCCCGTCGGGCCGCGTAG
- a CDS encoding outer membrane protein assembly factor BamD → MRRVKLSLVPAGGSLVLAAAVLASLGGCGTTSIDDQTAGWSPNKIYSEAKDEASSANYDKAVPLYEKLEGRAAGTPLAQQAELEKAYAQYKGGQQVQAVATLDRFIKLHPASPALDYAFYLKGLANFNDDLGLFSSISRQDLSERDQKAAKDSFDTFSQLVNRFPESKYAPDSRQRMTYIVNSLAQYEVHVARYYYSRGAYVAAINRAQNAISGYTGVPATEEALFILMQSYTALGLKDLSDDTRRVMAANFPDSGYVKGTVRGPTDPWWKLW, encoded by the coding sequence ATGCGTCGAGTCAAATTATCGTTGGTGCCCGCCGGTGGCTCCCTGGTCCTGGCAGCAGCGGTGCTCGCCAGTCTCGGCGGCTGCGGAACCACGTCGATCGACGACCAGACCGCGGGCTGGAGCCCCAACAAGATCTATTCCGAAGCCAAGGACGAAGCCTCGTCGGCCAATTACGACAAGGCCGTCCCGCTCTACGAAAAGCTGGAAGGCCGTGCCGCCGGTACGCCGCTGGCCCAGCAGGCCGAGCTCGAAAAGGCCTACGCCCAGTACAAGGGCGGCCAGCAGGTGCAGGCCGTCGCCACGCTCGACCGCTTCATCAAGCTGCATCCGGCCAGCCCCGCGCTCGACTATGCCTTCTACCTGAAGGGTCTGGCCAACTTCAACGACGACCTGGGGCTGTTCTCGTCGATCTCGCGTCAGGATCTTTCCGAGCGCGACCAGAAGGCGGCCAAGGATTCGTTCGACACCTTCAGCCAGCTCGTCAACCGCTTTCCGGAATCCAAGTACGCGCCGGACAGCCGCCAGCGCATGACCTACATCGTCAATTCGCTGGCGCAGTACGAGGTCCATGTCGCGCGCTACTACTACAGCCGTGGCGCCTACGTGGCGGCGATCAACCGGGCGCAGAACGCCATCTCCGGTTACACCGGCGTGCCAGCCACCGAAGAAGCGCTGTTCATCCTCATGCAGTCCTACACCGCGCTGGGCCTGAAGGATCTGAGCGACGACACGCGTCGTGTCATGGCGGCCAACTTCCCCGACAGCGGCTACGTCAAGGGCACGGTCCGCGGCCCGACCGACCCGTGGTGGAAGCTCTGGTAA
- the lpdA gene encoding dihydrolipoyl dehydrogenase produces the protein MSQQFDVIVIGGGPGGYIAAIRAAQLGFKVAAIDEWKNAAGGPAPGGTCTNVGCIPSKALLQSSEHFEFSHKHLAEHGVKVSGVELDLPTLLGRKDTVVKQNNDGILYLFKKNKISFFHGRGSFVSASDAGYEIKVSGAKEETLSAKQVVLATGSNARALPGTPFDEVNVLSNDGALRLGGVPKKLALIGSGVIGLEMGSVWRRLGAEVTILEGLPTFLGAVDQQVAKEAKKAFDKQGLKINLGVKVGEIKASDAGVSIAYTDAKGEAQTLEADKLIVSIGRVPNTIGLNAEGVGLALDERGAIVVDADCKTNLPGVWAIGDVVRGPMLAHKAEEEGVAVAERMAGQHGHVNFDTIPWVIYTSPEIAWVGKTEEQLKADGRAYKAGSFPFLANGRARALGDTTGFVKFIADAATDEILGVHIVGPSASELISEAVVAMEFKASAEDIARICHAHPSLSEATKEAALAVDKRTLNF, from the coding sequence ATGTCCCAACAATTCGACGTCATCGTCATCGGCGGCGGCCCCGGCGGCTACATCGCTGCCATTCGTGCCGCGCAACTTGGCTTCAAGGTCGCGGCCATCGACGAATGGAAGAACGCGGCCGGCGGCCCGGCTCCCGGCGGCACCTGCACCAATGTCGGCTGCATTCCGTCCAAGGCGCTGCTGCAGTCTTCCGAGCATTTCGAGTTCTCGCACAAGCACCTGGCCGAACACGGCGTGAAGGTGTCGGGCGTCGAGCTCGACCTGCCCACGCTGCTCGGCCGCAAGGACACCGTCGTCAAGCAGAACAACGACGGCATCCTGTACCTGTTCAAGAAGAACAAGATCAGCTTCTTCCACGGTCGCGGCTCCTTCGTATCCGCCTCCGACGCTGGTTATGAAATCAAGGTTTCCGGCGCCAAGGAAGAGACCCTGAGCGCCAAGCAGGTCGTGCTGGCCACCGGCTCCAACGCCCGTGCGCTGCCCGGCACGCCGTTCGACGAAGTCAACGTGCTGTCCAACGACGGCGCGCTGCGCCTGGGTGGCGTGCCCAAGAAGCTCGCCCTGATCGGCTCCGGTGTGATCGGCCTCGAGATGGGCTCGGTCTGGCGCCGCCTGGGTGCCGAAGTCACCATCCTGGAAGGCCTGCCGACTTTCCTGGGCGCGGTCGACCAGCAGGTCGCCAAGGAAGCCAAGAAGGCTTTCGACAAGCAGGGCCTGAAGATCAACCTCGGCGTGAAGGTCGGCGAGATCAAGGCGTCCGACGCCGGCGTCTCCATCGCCTACACCGACGCCAAGGGCGAAGCCCAGACGCTCGAGGCCGACAAGCTCATCGTCTCCATCGGCCGCGTGCCCAACACCATCGGCCTGAACGCCGAAGGCGTTGGCCTGGCGCTCGACGAGCGCGGCGCGATCGTGGTCGACGCCGACTGCAAGACCAACCTGCCGGGCGTGTGGGCCATCGGCGACGTGGTGCGCGGCCCGATGCTGGCGCACAAGGCCGAGGAAGAGGGCGTGGCGGTCGCCGAGCGCATGGCCGGCCAGCACGGCCATGTCAACTTCGACACGATTCCCTGGGTCATCTACACCAGCCCCGAGATCGCCTGGGTCGGCAAGACCGAAGAGCAGCTCAAGGCCGACGGCCGGGCCTACAAGGCGGGCTCGTTCCCGTTCCTGGCCAACGGCCGCGCCCGTGCGCTGGGCGACACCACCGGCTTCGTGAAGTTCATCGCCGACGCCGCCACCGACGAGATCCTGGGCGTGCACATCGTCGGCCCGTCGGCCAGCGAACTGATCTCCGAAGCCGTCGTGGCCATGGAGTTCAAAGCGAGCGCAGAAGACATCGCGCGCATCTGCCACGCGCATCCTTCGCTGTCCGAGGCGACCAAGGAAGCGGCGCTGGCGGTCGACAAGCGCACGCTGAACTTCTAA
- the zapE gene encoding cell division protein ZapE: MDVREAYEAELKQRGFVADPAQLRAVEALQRCADEWTAFDEKRGSALRRLFGGKPEIPRGVYMYGGVGRGKSFLMDCFFNAVPIERKVRLHFHEFMREVHRELTGLQGLQNPLDELGKRMAERYQLICFDEFHVADITDAMILHRLLVALFDNNVGFVTTSNFKPDGLYPDGLHRDRILPAIALLNQRMEVVNVDNGTDYRRRTLEKLKLYHTPLGQEADAEMDDAFNHLAEKQDESPVLTIEARQIEARRRAGGVVWFDFRTLCGGPRSQNDYLEIATQFHTLLLSNVPHMPVRMASEARRFTWLIDVLYDRRVKLIISAAVPPEELYTEGPLAHEFPRTVSRLTEMQSAEFLALERRVVDTAIT; encoded by the coding sequence GTGGACGTCCGCGAAGCCTACGAGGCAGAACTCAAGCAGCGGGGATTCGTGGCCGATCCGGCCCAGTTGCGCGCCGTCGAGGCGCTGCAACGCTGTGCCGACGAATGGACCGCGTTCGACGAGAAGCGCGGCAGCGCGCTGCGCCGCCTCTTCGGCGGCAAGCCGGAAATTCCGCGCGGCGTTTACATGTACGGCGGGGTAGGGCGGGGCAAGAGCTTCCTGATGGACTGCTTCTTCAACGCCGTGCCGATCGAACGCAAGGTCCGGCTGCACTTCCACGAATTCATGCGGGAAGTGCACCGCGAACTCACCGGCCTGCAAGGGCTGCAGAACCCGCTGGACGAACTCGGCAAACGCATGGCCGAGCGCTACCAGCTCATCTGCTTCGACGAGTTCCACGTCGCCGACATCACCGACGCCATGATCCTGCACCGCCTGCTGGTGGCGCTGTTCGACAACAACGTGGGCTTCGTCACCACGTCCAACTTCAAACCCGACGGGCTGTACCCCGACGGTCTGCACCGCGACCGCATCCTGCCGGCCATCGCGCTGCTCAATCAGCGCATGGAAGTCGTCAATGTCGACAACGGCACCGACTACCGTCGCCGCACGCTCGAGAAACTCAAGCTCTATCACACGCCGCTCGGCCAGGAGGCCGACGCCGAGATGGACGACGCCTTCAATCACCTTGCCGAAAAGCAGGACGAAAGCCCGGTGCTGACCATCGAGGCGCGGCAGATCGAAGCCCGGCGGCGTGCCGGCGGCGTGGTGTGGTTCGATTTCCGCACGCTGTGCGGCGGGCCACGCTCGCAGAACGACTACCTGGAAATCGCCACGCAGTTCCATACGCTGCTGCTGTCGAACGTGCCGCACATGCCGGTGCGCATGGCCTCCGAGGCGCGACGCTTCACCTGGCTGATCGACGTCTTGTACGACCGCCGGGTCAAGCTCATCATCTCGGCCGCGGTGCCGCCCGAGGAGCTCTACACCGAAGGGCCGCTGGCCCATGAGTTCCCGCGCACGGTGTCGCGGCTGACCGAGATGCAGTCGGCTGAGTTCCTGGCCCTCGAGCGTCGCGTGGTCGATACTGCCATTACATGA